DNA sequence from the Streptomyces sp. NBC_01264 genome:
CGGGCGTTGTGCGTGGCGCGGGCACCGCACCAGCACAGGGCCTCCACCTGGAGCTGCTCCAGACGGTCCGCCAGCTCGATCAGGCGCTGCGAGCCGGGGAAGAGCTTCGTGCGGAAGTCCGTCGTGATGCCGAAGGCGAAGACGTCCATGCCCAGGTCGTCCACGATGCGCGCCAGCTGGTCGATCTGGGCGGGGGCCAGGAACTGTGCCTCGTCCACGATCACGTAGTCCGCCTTGCCACCCGCCGACAGCTGGGCCACCACGTACGCGTACAGGTCCATGCCCTCCGGCGCCTCCACCGCCTCCGTCACCAGACCCAGGCGGGAGGACAGCTTGCCCTCCCCCGCCCGGTCGTCACGGGTGAAGATCACTCCCTGCAAGCCGCGAGCGTCGCGGTTGTGGGCGATCTGGAGAGCCAGGGTGCTCTTTCCGCAGTCCATCGTTCCGGAGAAGAACACCAGCTCGGGCATGGGGAGTACGGGGCCTTTCGGAGGGAGAGGGGAGAGGGAGGAGAGCGCGGCGGGTGCGTCAGGAGCGGATTTCGAGCAGCGGGACGAGCTGCTCGGCCGGGGTCATGGAGCCGTGCATGCCCGCGAGGGCCGATTCGTTGGGCTCGGCGCGCGAGGCGGTGATCGCCACGTCGGCCTGGGCGGCGGCGATCACGTCGCCGATGCGGCCGAGGACCCGCTCGTCGCATTCGCCCGGCGCCCCGAACCAGCCCAGTTCCAGGGCTTCCGCGCGGCTCGCGACCCAGAAGCGGTCGCCGAGCACCTCGCGCCAGACGGTCAGGACGTCGGCCTCGGCGCCGGGTACGGCGTACACGTGCCGGGCCCGCCCCTCGCCGCCCAGCAGGGCCACGCCCGCGCCGAGTTCCCAGTCGTCGTCGTAGTCGATGCGGGAGTCCTCGTCGAAGGGGACGTCCACCATGCCGTGGTCGGCCGTCACGTAGAGGGCCGTGCGCGGGGGGAGTTGTTCGGCGAGGCGCTGGACGAGGCGGTCCACGTACATCAGTTGGCCGCGCCAGGCGTCGGAGTCGACGCCGTGCCGGTGGCCGGCCCCGTCGAGCTCGCTGTAGTACGTGTAGACCAGGGAACGGTCGCCGGCTCCGAGCCGCTCGGCCGCGAGGTCCATGCGCTCCTCGCCGGTCATCCGGCCGAGGAAGGTGCCGCCGCTCAGCGCGACCTTCGTCAGCGGGGTGGTCTGGAAGGCGGGCGAGGACACCTGCGCCGTCGCCACCCCGGCCGCGTCGGCCTGCTGGAAGACGGTCGGGTACGGCTGCCAGGGCTTGGGCGGGGTCCACGGGTGCCAGCGGAGCTGGTTCATCAGTTCGCCGGTGGCGGGATTGCGCACGGTGTAGCCGGGCAGGCCGTGCCGCGCGGGCGGCAGGCCGGTGCCGACCGAGGCCAGCGAGGTGGCGGTGGTCGCCGGGAAGCCCGCGGTGATCGGGCGGCCGGTGCCGCCGCGCGAGGTCGCCAGGAGGGAGGTGAGGTACGGGGCCTCGTCCGGGTGGGCCTTGATCTGCTCCCAGCCCATGCCGTCGACGAGGAACACGCAGTTCCGGTCGGCCGGGGTCAGCTCGGCGATCGAGGCCTCGAAGCCGGGTACGCCCTGGCCGGCCACGAGGGTGGGCAGCAGGTCGGCGAGCGAGCCGGTGCCGTAGTGCGGCACCGGGGCGCCGGCCAGGTCCAGGAGCTCGGGCTCGTCCTGCCAGCTCTGCGCGGCGGAGTACGACGCCATCAGCGGGCGGGGGTGGAGGTGGCCGCAGTCGCTTCGCTGAGTGCCTGCGCGAAGACCAGGGTCTGGCGCACCGCCTCCGGGCCGTCGCCGGCCTCGCTGACGCGCAGGCTGAGGTCGTCGGCGGTGGAGTTGCCGGTGTAGCCGTGGTCGGCGTCGCAGTTCTGGTCGCCGCAGGCGGCGGGCTCCAGGTCGATGCGCGAGACCGCGCCCCAGCCGATGGTCAGGACGACCTCGCGGGGCAGGGTGCCCGGGGTGTAGGACTCCGGGTTGGCGACGACGCGGCTGAGCACCACGGAGGAGATGCTGGCCAGCTTGACCGACTCCGTGGAGGTGGTCGCGTACGGCGACGGGGAACCGGCGTCGGCGGCCTGCTCGTCGGTGTGGCTGACGATGAAGCGGTTGCCGGTCAGGACCAGCACGGTGACGTGCCGGCGCACCTCGTTGGAGTCGAAGGTCGTCTCCTGGTGGACCAGGTACGACGAAATCGGCTCGCCGCCCACCGCGGCCTCCACGGCCTCGGCCACGAGGGCCGGGTAGTAGCCGCTGCGCTCGATCGCCGTGCGCAGCCCCTGGGTCGTCGTACCGGATTTCGCCATGAGGTCCATCCTAAGGCCCGTGCGGGGCACCCCGGCCGCCCTGGGGCCCGTCGGACCTCAGTAGCTGGGCAGGGTCCGCGGACCGAGGTCCCCGCGGGCGGGCGGGTGGGCGACGCGGACCGTCGCGCTGAGCACGGACAGCCCCTCGGTGGCGACGACGACGGGCTCCAGGGCGACCCCGACCACCTCGGGGTGATCGTCGACGAGGCGGGAGAGGCGCAGGAGCAGTTCCTCCAGGGCGGGGGTGTCCACAGGGTCGCTGCCGCGCCAGCCGAAGAGCAGCGGAGCGGTGCGGATCGAGCGGATCAGGCTCGCCGCGTCCTTGTCCGTGGCGGGAACCAGCCGGTGGGCGGTGTCCCCCAGCAGTTCGGAGGCGACCCCGGAGAGCCCGAAGGAGAGGACCGCGCCGGCGGCGGGGTCGATGACCGAACGGATGACGGTGTCGACGCCCCGGGGAACCATCGACTGGACCACGGGGAGCAGCTCCTGCGGTTTGCCCAGCGCGTGGGTGAGCTCCTCGTACGAGCGGCGCAGCTCGGCCTCGGTGGTGAGGTCGAGGCGGACCCCGCCGAGGTCGGCGCGGTGACGCAGGTGCGGGGCGGTGGTCTTGAGCGCGACGGGGTAGCCGAGGACCGCGGCGGCGCGGACCGCGGCGTCGGCGCTGGGGGCCGGGAGGGTGGCGAGCACCCGGATCCCGTACCGGGCGAGCAGCTCGCGGGCATCGGGGTCGTCCAGGGTGGCCACCGCCTCCTCCCCTACGCCGGCCAGCAGGCGGGAGAGCTGCGCGGCGGCCCCGCTCTCGTCGATGTCCTCGAACTCGGGCACCTGCCCGACCTCGGCGACGCCCCGGCGCCACTGCCCGTACCGGACGGCTTCGGCGACGGCCTTGACGGCCCGCTCGGCGGCGGGGTAGCTGGGGATCCGGGCGGCTCCGGGAGCGGGCACGGCCGCGCTCCCCGCACCGCCGGAGGCCGGCTCGGGCCGGAAGGGCGCGGCCGGGGTCCCGGTCACGGCTTCGGAGACGGGCACGGCTTCCGCGGGCACGGCTTCCGCGGGCGCGGCTTCCGCGGGCGCGGCTTCGGACCCGGAGCCCAAGGCCGCCAGAGCCGTCGCCGGTGTCGGCAGCGCCGCGGGCGGCGCGTCCGCGAGGTGCGTCGAGGCGGCCGGCGCCGTGGCCGCCGAGAGCGCCTCCGCGAGGGCGCCCAGCTCCACGTGGACCACGGCCACCGGCTTGCCGGGGTACCCGGCGGCGGCGGCCCGCAGGGCTTCGGCCAGATCGTCGGCGAGCGCGTGCTCGCTCACCCACGGGATCGCGGTGACGACGACCGCGTCGGTGTCCGGCGAGGCCAGCGCCGCGGAGACGGCCGTACGGAAGTCCTCCGGCGAGGCGGCCGTGGTCAGGTCGAGCGGCGGCAGCGGCCGCAGCCCCTCCGTGAGGCAGGCGTCGTAGGTGAGGACCCCGAGCGATTCGGAGTTGCCGAGGATGGCCACCCGCGGCCCGGCCGGTACGGGCTGCGAGGCCAGCAGCAGGCCGACGTCCACCAGCTCGGTCACTGTGTCGACCCGGATGACGCCCGCCTGCCGCAGCAGCTCCGAGACCGTCGCCTCGGGCAGCCGGGTGCCGGGGACCACGTGCCCGGCGGGGGTGTGCCTGCCCCCCTTGGCGACGACCACGGGCTTGACGGCCGCGGTGCGCCGGGCGAGCCGGGTGAACTTCCTCGGGTTGCCCAGGGTCTCCAGGTACATGAGCGCCACGTCG
Encoded proteins:
- a CDS encoding alkaline phosphatase family protein, producing the protein MASYSAAQSWQDEPELLDLAGAPVPHYGTGSLADLLPTLVAGQGVPGFEASIAELTPADRNCVFLVDGMGWEQIKAHPDEAPYLTSLLATSRGGTGRPITAGFPATTATSLASVGTGLPPARHGLPGYTVRNPATGELMNQLRWHPWTPPKPWQPYPTVFQQADAAGVATAQVSSPAFQTTPLTKVALSGGTFLGRMTGEERMDLAAERLGAGDRSLVYTYYSELDGAGHRHGVDSDAWRGQLMYVDRLVQRLAEQLPPRTALYVTADHGMVDVPFDEDSRIDYDDDWELGAGVALLGGEGRARHVYAVPGAEADVLTVWREVLGDRFWVASRAEALELGWFGAPGECDERVLGRIGDVIAAAQADVAITASRAEPNESALAGMHGSMTPAEQLVPLLEIRS
- a CDS encoding thymidine kinase, yielding MPELVFFSGTMDCGKSTLALQIAHNRDARGLQGVIFTRDDRAGEGKLSSRLGLVTEAVEAPEGMDLYAYVVAQLSAGGKADYVIVDEAQFLAPAQIDQLARIVDDLGMDVFAFGITTDFRTKLFPGSQRLIELADRLEQLQVEALCWCGARATHNARTVGGEMVVEGAQVVVGDVNRPAEEIGYEVLCRRHHRKQMTSAAAHAGALSPDVLPVNHA
- a CDS encoding DUF5998 family protein, which translates into the protein MAKSGTTTQGLRTAIERSGYYPALVAEAVEAAVGGEPISSYLVHQETTFDSNEVRRHVTVLVLTGNRFIVSHTDEQAADAGSPSPYATTSTESVKLASISSVVLSRVVANPESYTPGTLPREVVLTIGWGAVSRIDLEPAACGDQNCDADHGYTGNSTADDLSLRVSEAGDGPEAVRQTLVFAQALSEATAATSTPAR
- a CDS encoding bifunctional GNAT family N-acetyltransferase/acetate--CoA ligase family protein, whose protein sequence is MTTESDPSYPDHWEADVVLRDGGTARIRPITTDDAGRLVSFYEQVSDESKYYRFFAPYPRLSDRDVHRFTHHDYVDRVGLAATIGGEFIATVRYDRIGADGRSATGPSDEAEVAFLVQDAHQGRGVASALLEHIAAVARERGIRRFAAEVLPANGKMIKVFTDAGYQQRRSFEDGSVHLSLDLEPTAESLAVQRAREQRAEARSVQRLLSPGSVAVIGVSRSLAGVGAAALRNLRDSGFHGHLYAVNEAVTRDLLDGVRAYPTLDAVGAPVDLAVIAVPADRVPDAVVACGEHGVQGLVVLSAGYGESGPEGTARQRELVRLVRSYGMRLIGPNAFGVINTAPEVELNASLAPAPAPARGRVGLFTQSGAIGIALLSGLLRRGEGLSSFVSAGNRADVSGNDILQYWYDDEATDVALMYLETLGNPRKFTRLARRTAAVKPVVVAKGGRHTPAGHVVPGTRLPEATVSELLRQAGVIRVDTVTELVDVGLLLASQPVPAGPRVAILGNSESLGVLTYDACLTEGLRPLPPLDLTTAASPEDFRTAVSAALASPDTDAVVVTAIPWVSEHALADDLAEALRAAAAGYPGKPVAVVHVELGALAEALSAATAPAASTHLADAPPAALPTPATALAALGSGSEAAPAEAAPAEAVPAEAVPVSEAVTGTPAAPFRPEPASGGAGSAAVPAPGAARIPSYPAAERAVKAVAEAVRYGQWRRGVAEVGQVPEFEDIDESGAAAQLSRLLAGVGEEAVATLDDPDARELLARYGIRVLATLPAPSADAAVRAAAVLGYPVALKTTAPHLRHRADLGGVRLDLTTEAELRRSYEELTHALGKPQELLPVVQSMVPRGVDTVIRSVIDPAAGAVLSFGLSGVASELLGDTAHRLVPATDKDAASLIRSIRTAPLLFGWRGSDPVDTPALEELLLRLSRLVDDHPEVVGVALEPVVVATEGLSVLSATVRVAHPPARGDLGPRTLPSY